The sequence ATTCATCAAACAAAGATGAAATGGGTCCCAAACCCTACGAACTAATTCCCTTTCCCAACAAACCAATTACTCCCAAATCTCCACCAAAACAAGGACACTCACAATATCTTCCCAATCATTTACATGGAACCTTATATCTAACATTATTAGCCAGAACCTCGCTTCATGTTTCTACAGGTTCCGTAGTTATGGGTAGCGATATTGATGAAAAACCACCGCTGATAAAAACAATGGTAAGAACCCCTGATAATAAATTAATTATCCAAGGAAGTTCCATAAAAGGTTGTATTCGTTCTATATATGAAGCAATTACTAATAGTCGTTTAGGAGTTATTAGCAAAAAATACGAACAATCTTATCCCGAAGAACGTTTACCCAAAAAGAATAGTCAAAATCAACTTTGTCCCGCTAGTTTAGTATTTGGTGCTTCCGGTGAAGGATGGGGTTGGCAAAGCTTGATTGATTTTCAAGACGCAATTTGTGAAGAAACTAAATACACAGTTGGTTTTATTCCTAACCTATGGTCAGCACAACCTAAGAAACGAAAAGCTTATTTTAATAACGGTGAAACCGCTGGACGCAAATTTTACTATCACATGACCAGGGAAATAGATAAAGGTAAACGTGACGGTATTCCCATCCAGCAAATTAAACAAGCTTACTTTAAAACCCAAATCCAATTCCACAACTTACAACCGCAAGAATTAGGAACATTATTAGTAATATTAGGACAAGACAGCGAATACCCTTTAGGATTAAAACTTGGTGGTGGTAAACCCATCGGAATGGGAACTATTACCATCGATATAACCAAAGCAAATATTTCTCAAAACCTTAATGATTTACGTCAGCGTTATTCTTCCTACAGTACTTCATCTCAAACATTGACCGGAGATAAACTAAGTAATTTTATTCAAGAGAATATCAAAATAGCTCGTAAAAATTTAATTGAAAATACCCAACTACAAGCAATTTACGAAATATTGGGCTACGGAAAAAAAGAAATAACCCGTCAACCTTACGAACTATATTAATGGTACAAAATACAGATACTTTATCAGAAGAATCAATATTAAAAGAAGCAACATATCTTGCTAAAGCTCTTGTCAAAGAACAAAATTATATTGAACCAGGAAAAGATGGTATTAGGAATGAACTTGATAAAATAGTTGATTACTTACGCTATACTATTAATCAAAATTCTTCAGAAACTATAAATCAAAATGATTCAAAAACAACATCTAAATTTTTTGAATATTTAGAAAAGTCAGAAAAAGACGGAAAAACATTAAAGCGTAGCGATGTCACCATTGATTATTACAGCAGTATCAACAAAATCTGTAAAAAAGAACTCAATAATAAAAACTACAAACCTGAAAAAATTATCGAAATCCTCGCTTGGACATCTCGCTTAATACGCTACTACAAACTCGAACCTGAGCAACAATTATTAGAAAGCGAACCATCCGCTCAGACGAACTCAGAACCCAGCAAAGAAAGTAGAATTTGGGAAATCGGAGAAGAAGTAGAAGCAGAAATAACCCTTATCAAAGGTAAGGAAATTACTTACAAAATTACTGACGATATCAAGCGTAAAATCAAAGAACCCAAGCATTATCAATCTCTCAAAGTTGAGCAAAAAGTGATTGTTCAAATTACTGAGATTAGAGATAATCTTCCTAAAAAGGTGAAATTTGTTAGGTCTTTGTAATTGATGGTTTAACCTCACCCCCTTCCCCTCTCCTTGTCAAGGAGAGGGGTGTTTTAGTTTCAACGATATTTACTAATAAAAAACTCTTGTAGGGTGTGTTAGATGCTCGACTATATTCATTGATAAGAAACAGCTTGAATATATCATCTAACGCACCATAACTGATATTAATAGATGTAGCTTTTCATCCCCTTTCGGGGTTAAAGAATAAAAACGAATTTCCAAAGGGTTAGCAGTAACGAATGGCTAGCGTTTCCATCCCCTCTCGGGGTTAAAGAATCAAAACCCAACGAGTGGGTAAAAGCTACTGGTTAATCGGCGTTCGTTTCCATCCCCTCTCGGGGTTAAAGAATCAAAACCCTACCCTTAGAAACCCTTACTATAACCAGCTTTCAAAACAGATTTTCGTGGGATAGCTAATTTAGGGTCAATAAACCAAAATTTATCTACCATTTAACCAAATTTACCATCTTCAAAACCTTATATAGCAAGCCTTTTGTGGGATACAACGAAAGAATCAACGTTTCAGCTATTAACCTTATCCCACAAAACGGGAAACTAAATCTTAAATTTTCAAGGTACCGATTACGATGAATAATATACCAGATAAGTTATAAATTTTACAACTACTTCCAACTTTATTATTCAACAAAAAGAATCTACCCCCTCTTCCCCCTCTCTCTTAATCAAACCATTTCCTCACCATAAGCAACATAAGCCGAATCAGCGACCCAACCGATTAAAGTGACAACGCTATTCGCGGGTACGTAATATCTACTATTGGGTATATTCTCTATAGCATTAAACCGACCGCGAGCGTAAATGACTAAAACGGTTTCTGGTTTTAATAGCGGTAAAATTTCATTCACATGTGTTTCGACTTTCTTTTCTTTATCGTCTTGGGATAATTTAGAAAATTCCTGACCTTTATCATCTTTATAATTTTGTAAGTCTAAAACGCAAACGTTACCGGATAATCTCTTCGGTGGATTGTGACGATTCCAGAAGAAAACGTCTCGAAATCCCCTTGCTTTAATTAATTTAAATTCTTTTGGCTCCATCGCGGAAGATGGTAGATAATAATCAACGTAAGTAAAAATAATCGCTTTTTCTCTATCTATACTTTTCCTCAAACTTTGAACTTCGGTTTTAATCAAATTATCTACACGAGCTTCAACTTTCTGACTAATGATTTCTTCAGCTACCTTTTTCGCATCACTTAAATTCTTGCCGAAAACAAAGGTAATCCATGCTCCCAACACAGCGAATACAAATACAGCTAATTGAATTATAAACTTCAAAAAATCTAATTGGGTTTTCAGTAAAGTAACCGTATCTACAGTTTCCTTTGGTGTTTGTGTTGGTGACGATGTTGTTGTCTGAGCAATGACATCCAATAATTGGGAATAATCAAATATAGAAAGTAAATCCATAAATCAACTTGAACGCTTGAAATTTATGATACTCAAACAACCCGCAAAATTAACAACCAAATTTGAACAAGCTCTAATTTACGCCACCCAACTACACGCAAATCAAACCCGAAAAGTAGATAAAATTCCTTATATTTCTCATTTAATGTCAGTTTCGGCTTTAATTTTAGAAGCTGGTGGAACTGAAGATGAAGCGATAGCGGGATTATTACATGATGCCATTGAAGACCAAGGTGGTAAAGCAACTCGTGAAGAAATTCGTCAAAAATTTGGGGAAACGGTGGTGGAAATAGTTGATGGCTGTACGGAAACTGATATTACACCGAAACCACCTTGGAAAGAGCGCAAAATTGATTATATAGAAAACATTCGCAAGGGTTCGGATTCTGTAAAATTGGTATCCTTCGCTGATAAATTACATAATGCTAGAAGTCTTTTGATTGGATATCGGAATAAAGGGGATAAATTATGGGATTATTTCAGCGGTAGTAAGGAAGATAAATTATGGTTTTATGGGGAGTTATTGGAGATTTATCAGCAGAGTTGCGATAATTTTATGACTGTGGAGTTGGAGCGGATTCTGGAGGAGCTTGGTAATCATTGAAGAACCTCACCCCCGATTTAACTGCGTTAAATCTCCCCTCTCCTTATTAAGGAGAGGGGTTTAAAAATTCCCCTCTCCTTGACAAGGAGAGGGGTTAGGGGTGAGGTTAAATCCCATCTTCCTTGACAAGGAGAGGGGTTAGGGGTGAGGTTAAATCCCCTCTTCCTTCACAAGGAGGTTATGGGTGAGGTTCAATTCCCCAAGAGGATAAAATCACGTAAAATTTAATTATGCCTATACGTAGAACTCGCAAAAAATCCTCGGCGATAATCACTCTACCAACCGACACTGAGTTAGTAGGGATAGTTTTTCATATATCACCTGCGAGCAATTACACTATTTTCCCCGAATACGCGAAGGGACTCCATGCTTGGTTTTTGAACCAGGTACGACAAACGAATCCCGAATTATCTACTTATCTCCATGATGGGGAATCGGAAAAGCCGTTTACTATTTCTCGTTTGCAGGGAAAGTTCTTAAGTAACGACGCAAAATTACAACTTGCGGCAGATTCCAATTATCAATGGTACGTATCTGCGTTATCTTCGCGACTGGTGGCATGGATGGCTGATTGGCTGCAAAATTTACCCAAAACTATCGAACTCCATAACGCACCTTTACAGATAAAATCCGTAGAAATTGCCCATCCGGCAACAACTTACAAGAAATTACTAGAAAATAAGAAAGCTAAAAATACTCTTTCGTTAAGCTATATCAGCCCTACTAGCTTTCGTCGCAAAAAACATCATTTTCCTTTACCGTTACCTTTCAATATATTTCAAAGCTATTTACGACGGTGGAATGATTTTTCTAATTTACCGGTGGAACAAGATACGTTTTTGGAATGGGTGGACGAAAACGTAATTATTCAACGCCACCAAATTTCTACAACTAGAGTTCCTGGCGGTAAAAGAGGTTTAGTTACTGGATTTACGGGTGCGGTGGAATTCGGTTTGGGTAAAGAAGCTTCAAAAGAACCAGAATATGTCAATTTATATAGAGCTTTGGGTAAACTTGCACCTTATTGTGGTACCGGACATAAAACGACTTTTGGTTTGGGACAAACCAGGTTGGGGTGGTTAATTGAAGAGGAAAAAATCGAAGTAGTATCACCCCAAGAGTTATTAGCTAATAGAATCGCACAAATTACCGAAATATTGATGTCCAAACAAAAGCGCACCGGGGGAAGTAGGGCAATTTCGGTATGCCAAAAACGCGCTGCAATCATGGCAAGACGAGAAACCGGCGAATCACTACAAGATATTGCTACTGATTTAGACATTCCTTACGAAACAGTCAAAACTTACGTTAAACTGACGAGAAAGATGTTGGCAGAAAGTTGATTGGGTATGGGGCATTGGGCATTGGGCATTGGGCATTGTAGATTAATAATAGTTATTAATTTTAACCTTTAACCTTTAACCTCTCAAGAATATTTCGCAACTTCTTTCCCCTGGATATAAACTGATGCAATGGATGATGGTAAGGTGTTTTCGGGACGAATTAACAGAAAGTCGGCATCGAATCCGGGAGCAATTTTACCTTTTTGTTTACCGAGTCCGATTGCTGCTGCTGGGCGACTGGATACTAATTCCCAAGCTTTTTCTAGGGGCATCAAACCTTCTGAATGCAGCTTAAACGGAGCGTAAAATAACGAAGGATAATGATAATCGGAACAAAGACAATCAAGGACTTTATTTTTTAACGCTTCTTCTACACTCATCCAACCCATATGAGAACCACCTTGCAATAAATTTGGGGCACCCATCAATACCGATGCACCATATTTGCGTTCCTGGGCAGCTAAATCAACATTGGCTGGAAACTCAGCGATCGCCATTCTCCGACGATGACTTAAAGCGACTTTTTCTTCGGAGTCGTCATCATGGGAAGCGACGGGAATATTATAAATATGAGCTAATTCAACCAACTGCTCTACTTGCAAACTTCCTTCTTGTCGATATTCCTGAAGTTGGGTAAGCATATCTATAATCTCTTGATTCGAGAGGATGACTCGCCGACGCAAATTACTTATATGTCTTCTCCATTTATATCTATCTTCTACAGGTGGTAAATGATCGTTAATTGATAAGAAATGAATGCGTCTTTTTTGCAACCAGGTACATAATTCTTCATGCCCTCTAATATTAGTCAGTTCGTGTCGGATATGAATTAGATGATTACAGCTTAAAAGGTGTTGCCCTTCTCCCCAAATAAAATTGATTAAATCTCTTGCTGTATCTCGGCTCCTTAAACCTGGTTCATAGGAATCGGTAATGGCACAGAAGTAAGTTGTTATACCAGCCGCTAATAAATTGCGGTCGTTTTCTATCATTGCCATTGCTAAAGGAATATTAACACCAGGACGAGGACAAATCGTCCTTTCAAAAGCGTCACCATGTAAATCAACAATGCCCGGAAACATTTGCAGCCCTTTGGCTTTAATTCTTTGACATCCGTCTTTATTCGCGGTTCTTTTGATACTTATAAAACGTCCATCTTCAATCAAAACATTGGTATCTTTTTCCCAACCTTCTGTTGTTAGTACATCTACACCTTCGATTACTACCTTTGTATTTGTTTTCAGTCTCGAATATTGTCTTAAATCTTGTTGTAATGCCACGACTTATACCGTTAATAATTCTAAGTTTTGTATTAAACAGGCGGAAAAGTATTATTGCGTATTTATCAAACGTTGTTTGTGTATTTATGTGTATTATTTTTTAGATTTATTCATAAATTATCAATCCCTACCCATAACGAGACGAGATTTTTCATACCTCTATAAAGTTTATTTTTGCAGTTGATATTCTATAACATAAATCACCTAATTAAACTTTAATTTTATTATTCTCTAAGCGATAAATGTATATTGAATTACGCTTCAGATTATTCTCTTCACGCTATTTTTACACTATTTGATGCTTCTACTAATTTAGTTTACGTTGAATTATCAAATTATTGAGTCATGGGAGTAGAAGCAATACGAGCATATTATAGGTTATTTATAGTATAAGTGAATTCATCTACTGATAAATATTACTAAAATTCACTATTTGGCTAAACAAGCACCTCTTTTCTACAATACAATTATCTCATAGCTGGAAATACTAGTATAAAAATCTCTATATTTTTCTAAATTACTAGCGGACAAAGTAATATGATTTAATTTTGAAATTATTTTACGTTTTCAATTATTGACAAAATAATTATCAAAATTTTTGTAATTTTTGTAACCTATGGTTATTGACAAATCAAATAACACGTAAATTATGCAAAACCTTTAAAAAGTAAAGCAGGATCAAGCTATAAATTAGCGATGAAATTATATTTTCAACGGCTTTGCAGAATTCATTACCGATAATTCCTTACCGAAAAAAGCTGTTCTCGCAAACTTGAAGGTGCATAACCTAATTCAAAAGCTTTGGAACTATCTAAAGAAACATCACTAGCTCTAGGCGCAGCCATTTTGACATCTTTTTGTAGGCTGGCTGTAATTTTAGCGCTAGGAATATCAAAAATTTCCACCAACAAACGACCAAAATCGTAACGGGAAATTCTTTCTTTGCCACCTAAATGAATAATTCCTATGCCTTTATCTAAAGCTAACAACAATCCCTCGGCGGCAGTCTTACCACTCACCGGCGTGCGAAATTCATCAACAAATAACTTTAATTCCTTTCCTTCTTGAAGCGTTTTGAGAAAGGATTGTAAAAAACTAGTTGCTGTCGGAGTTGCACCACCAAACATCAAAGGCATTCTACAAATGGCGGTTTGGGGATAACGTTTCAACATGCCATTTTCTGCTATGACTTTGTGTTCCCCGTAAATATTTACTGGATTGACGCTATCTGTTTCTTTATAAAAACCCTTCAAACCATCAAATACTAAATCGGTTGAAGTAAAAACGCAAGGAATTGAATTATCTGCACATAATCCTGCTATATTCAGCGATGCTGTGACGTTAATTGACAGCGATTCTTCTGGATGAGTTTGACAAAAATTCGGCTGAGATTGCGCTGCTGTATGGATAACTGCT comes from Rivularia sp. PCC 7116 and encodes:
- a CDS encoding RAMP superfamily CRISPR-associated protein, with the translated sequence MTFNRNNPKNNYSSNKDEMGPKPYELIPFPNKPITPKSPPKQGHSQYLPNHLHGTLYLTLLARTSLHVSTGSVVMGSDIDEKPPLIKTMVRTPDNKLIIQGSSIKGCIRSIYEAITNSRLGVISKKYEQSYPEERLPKKNSQNQLCPASLVFGASGEGWGWQSLIDFQDAICEETKYTVGFIPNLWSAQPKKRKAYFNNGETAGRKFYYHMTREIDKGKRDGIPIQQIKQAYFKTQIQFHNLQPQELGTLLVILGQDSEYPLGLKLGGGKPIGMGTITIDITKANISQNLNDLRQRYSSYSTSSQTLTGDKLSNFIQENIKIARKNLIENTQLQAIYEILGYGKKEITRQPYELY
- a CDS encoding HD domain-containing protein, giving the protein MILKQPAKLTTKFEQALIYATQLHANQTRKVDKIPYISHLMSVSALILEAGGTEDEAIAGLLHDAIEDQGGKATREEIRQKFGETVVEIVDGCTETDITPKPPWKERKIDYIENIRKGSDSVKLVSFADKLHNARSLLIGYRNKGDKLWDYFSGSKEDKLWFYGELLEIYQQSCDNFMTVELERILEELGNH
- the cas6 gene encoding CRISPR-associated endoribonuclease Cas6; amino-acid sequence: MPIRRTRKKSSAIITLPTDTELVGIVFHISPASNYTIFPEYAKGLHAWFLNQVRQTNPELSTYLHDGESEKPFTISRLQGKFLSNDAKLQLAADSNYQWYVSALSSRLVAWMADWLQNLPKTIELHNAPLQIKSVEIAHPATTYKKLLENKKAKNTLSLSYISPTSFRRKKHHFPLPLPFNIFQSYLRRWNDFSNLPVEQDTFLEWVDENVIIQRHQISTTRVPGGKRGLVTGFTGAVEFGLGKEASKEPEYVNLYRALGKLAPYCGTGHKTTFGLGQTRLGWLIEEEKIEVVSPQELLANRIAQITEILMSKQKRTGGSRAISVCQKRAAIMARRETGESLQDIATDLDIPYETVKTYVKLTRKMLAES
- a CDS encoding alpha-D-ribose 1-methylphosphonate 5-triphosphate diphosphatase, whose amino-acid sequence is MALQQDLRQYSRLKTNTKVVIEGVDVLTTEGWEKDTNVLIEDGRFISIKRTANKDGCQRIKAKGLQMFPGIVDLHGDAFERTICPRPGVNIPLAMAMIENDRNLLAAGITTYFCAITDSYEPGLRSRDTARDLINFIWGEGQHLLSCNHLIHIRHELTNIRGHEELCTWLQKRRIHFLSINDHLPPVEDRYKWRRHISNLRRRVILSNQEIIDMLTQLQEYRQEGSLQVEQLVELAHIYNIPVASHDDDSEEKVALSHRRRMAIAEFPANVDLAAQERKYGASVLMGAPNLLQGGSHMGWMSVEEALKNKVLDCLCSDYHYPSLFYAPFKLHSEGLMPLEKAWELVSSRPAAAIGLGKQKGKIAPGFDADFLLIRPENTLPSSIASVYIQGKEVAKYS
- a CDS encoding NAD(P)-dependent oxidoreductase; translation: MKKLLITGSSGFLGWHLCELAKQKWDVYGTYFSHNLDIEGTKLVKLDLTDFSELKKLFQEIQPSAVIHTAAQSQPNFCQTHPEESLSINVTASLNIAGLCADNSIPCVFTSTDLVFDGLKGFYKETDSVNPVNIYGEHKVIAENGMLKRYPQTAICRMPLMFGGATPTATSFLQSFLKTLQEGKELKLFVDEFRTPVSGKTAAEGLLLALDKGIGIIHLGGKERISRYDFGRLLVEIFDIPSAKITASLQKDVKMAAPRASDVSLDSSKAFELGYAPSSLREQLFSVRNYR